The Euphorbia lathyris chromosome 8, ddEupLath1.1, whole genome shotgun sequence genome has a window encoding:
- the LOC136202965 gene encoding glycosyltransferase BC10-like, which yields MKSAQGWRLGMGDMQVLPGARHRAPMKRPVWIIVLVSMVSLFLVCAYIYPPQSSAACYLFSSRGCTVLTGWLPPAPTRVLTDEEMASRVVIQEILSTPPTHVKDAKIAFMFLTPGALPFEKLWEKFFHGHEGKFSVYVHSSKEKTVHATRYFINRDIRSDQVVWGKISMVDAERRLVANALKDPDNQHFVLLSESCVPLHHFDYVYNYLMYTNISYVDCFYDPGPHGNGRYSEHMLPEVEKKDFRKGAQWFSVKRQHALILVADSLYYAKFRDYCKPGLEGKNCIADEHYLPTFFSMVDPGGIANWSVTHVDWSERKWHPKSYRSQDVTYELLKNITSIDLSVHVTSDEKKEVQIQPCMWNGIQRPCYLFARKFYPETIDNLLQLFSNYTTL from the exons ATGAAGTCAGCTCAGGGTTGGCGACTAGGCATGGGTGATATGCAGGTCTTGCCTGGGGCTCGTCATCGTGCTCCTATGAAAAGACCAGTATGGATTATTGTATTGGTTTCAATGGTCAGCCTGTTTCTAGTTTGTGCTTATATCTATCCACCCCAAAGCAGTGCTGCATGTTACTTATTTTCTTCTAGAGGTTGCACGGTTCTTACTGGCTGGCTTCCACCTGCACCTACAAGAGTATTGACAGATGAAGAAATGGCTTCTCGTGTTGTGATTCAGGAAATTTTGAGTACTCCTCCAACTCATGTAAAAGATGCTAAAATTGCTTTCATGTTCTTGACTCCTGGTGCGTTACCTTTTGAGAAGCTTTGGGAGAAGTTTTTCCAT GGCCATGAAGGCAAATTCTCTGTTTATGTCCATTCATCCAAGGAAAAAACAGTGCATGCTACCCGTTATTTTATTAATCGGGACATACGCAGTGATCAG GTGGTGTGGGGCAAAATTTCAATGGTTGATGCAGAAAGGCGTCTTGTGGCCAATGCTCTTAAAGATCCTGACAATCAGCATTTTGTCTTGCTTTCGGAAAG TTGTGTACCATTGCATCACTTTGACTATGTCTACAACTATCTGATGTACACAAATATTAGCTATGTTGATTG TTTTTACGATCCTGGCCCCCATGGGAACGGTAGGTATTCGGAGCACATGTTGCCTGAGGTTGAGAAGAAAGATTTCAGAAAGGGTGCACAG TGGTTCTCAGTGAAGCGACAACATGCTTTGATTCTTGTTGCTGATAGCCTTTATTATGCAAAATTCCGTGATTACTGCAAG CCTGGTTTGGAAGGGAAAAACTGCATAGCTGATGAACATTATTTGCCGACCTTTTTCAGC ATGGTTGATCCTGGCGGAATTGCAAATTGGTCAGTAACACATGTTGATTGGTCTGAAAGAAAGTGGCATCCGAAATCGTATAGGTCTCAGGATGTTACTTATGAGCTTCTGAAGAATATAACG TCAATAGACTTAAGTGTGCACGTGACAAGTGACGAAAAG AAGGAAGTGCAAATTCAGCCTTGCATGTGGAATGGTATCCAAAGGCCATGTTACTTATTTGCAAGGAAATTCTACCCAGAAACTATAGATAACCTGTTGCAGCTTTTCTCCAATTATACAACATTATGA
- the LOC136203039 gene encoding pentatricopeptide repeat-containing protein At5g57250, mitochondrial, protein MLISSTRTSIKLSRSFSSSSSSISNLLKRGFTPTLKSINNFLLFLVETQRYSLVSYLISQMNHNHIQGNFQTHSIYTSALLKLNKFEEVEHFLKSHIGKDSHFSKSLIWDSLIQGICADKKDPDRALQVLQDCLRNYGILPSSFTFCSLVHSFILRGNMNRAIEVLELMNDCKLKYPFSNFVCSSIISGFCKIGNPELALSFFENALSSGALTPNLVTYTAVVGSLCMLGRVDEVCDLVCRIEKEGLAFDVVFYSSWIYGYFRGGSVMEAFRKHREMAEKGINADSISYTILIDGFSKEGNVEKTVGLLHKMIQNGLRPNLVTYTAIMSGFCRKGKIDEAFAVFQTVENLGIEMDEFIYNVLIDGFCSRGDFEHVYQLLEEMEKKGISPSVITYNTLINGLCKAGRTSDADEVSKGIWGDNITYSSLLHGYVKEENITGILEVKRRVEEAGIHMDVVMCNIIIKALFFMGAFEDVHELHKGMKEMNLVADSITYCTMIDGYCKVGRIDEALQIFDEFRLELGSSVTCYNCMISGLCRNDMVDMAIKVFIELNEKGLILDEGMCMLLIKAIIKDGNAEEVLDVIYRIENRGFDLYGSTICNKAISLLCKRRNPMVACEVYMVAKRNHLTLAGKSYYLIIKELLQDKKLWLSLPFLNSFVKEYGLVEPKVSKIVLHYLCLKDVNNVLYFLNKMKEKGGAVSFPVSSLRALAKEGSVLAAYKLIIGSKDYLLSMDVVDFSILVDALCKGGHPVQALDLCCFAEKKGVTLNIITYNSVINGLCNQGCFVEAFRLFDSLERINLVPSEITFSTLIDNLCKEGYFLDATKLLERMVLKGYKTSIHIYNSFLNGYCKFGHIEEALKILKNIETDGLDLDEFSVSSVISGYCRNGNMEEALNFYFEYKEKGKSPDFLGFLYLMRGLSAKGRMEEARSVLREMLQSKSAMELIKRVNTQVETESIDSFLVFLCEQGSIREAITVLNEIGSMFFPVPKLLGPSISSPDSTDLDHDVIKGKMVEDLGMNGFDSCYSSIASLCSGGELGKANQLAKEIIASWDGNC, encoded by the coding sequence ATGTTAATCTCTTCCACTCGCACTTCCATCAAGCTCTCGCGCTCcttctcttcatcatcttcttctatTTCCAATTTACTCAAACGAGGCTTCACTCCCACTCTCAAATCCATTAacaattttcttctttttcttgttgAAACGCAAAGATATAGTTTAGTTTCTTACCTTATATCTCAAATGAACCATAACCATATCCAAGGCAACTTCCAAACTCATTCAATTTACACTTCTGCGCTCCTCAAACTCAATAAATTTGAAGAGGTAGAACATTTTTTAAAATCCCACATTGGGAAAGATTCACATTTTTCAAAATCCCTCATTTGGGATTCTCTGATTCAAGGCATTTGTGCTGATAAGAAGGATCCGGATAGGGCATTACAGGTTCTACAGGATTGCTTGAGGAATTATGGTATATTGCCTTCTTCTTTTACTTTTTGTTCACTGGTACATAGTTTTATTTTGCGGGGAAACATGAATCGAGCAATTGAAGTCTTGGAGCTAATGAATGATTGTAAACTAAAGTATCCTTTCAGCAATTTTGTTTGTAGTTCAATAATTTCTGGGTTTTGTAAGATAGGGAACCCTGAACTTGCATTGAGTTTTTTTGAAAATGCTTTGAGTTCAGGAGCTTTAACGCCTAATTTGGTGACTTATACTGCGGTTGTCGGTTCACTTTGTATGTTAGGTAGAGTTGATGAGGTGTGTGATTTGGTCTGTAGAATAGAGAAGGAAGGGTTGGCATTTGATGTTGTATTTTATAGTAGTTGGATTTATGGTTATTTTAGGGGAGGATCTGTTATGGAAGCATTTCGAAAGCATAGAGAAATGGCGGAAAAAGGAATAAATGCTGATTCAATTAGCTATACTATACTTATAGATGGGTTCTCAAAGGAAGGAAATGTAGAAAAAACAGTTGGGCTTCTGCACAAGATGATACAGAATGGATTAAGACCTAATTTGGTGACATATACTGCAATTATGTCGGGATTTTGTAGGAAAGGGAAAATAGATGAGGCCTTTGCGGTGTTCCAGACGGTTGAAAACTTGGGAATTGAAATGGATGAGTTCATATACAATGTCTTGATTGATGGGTTTTGTTCAAGGGGGGATTTTGAGCATGTTTATCAACTGCTGGAGGAAATGGAGAAGAAAGGGATTAGTCCGAGCGTTATTACGTACAATACTTTGATCAATGGATTGTGCAAGGCTGGGAGGACATCTGATGCAGATGAAGTTTCAAAAGGGATTTGGGGGGATAACATCACATACAGTTCGCTGTTACATGGTTACGTAAAGGAAGAGAACATCACTGGAATTTTGGAAGTCAAACGACGAGTAGAAGAAGCTGGAATTCACATGGATGTTGTCATGtgtaatataattattaaaGCACTTTTTTTTATGGGGGCATTTGAAGATGTTCATGAGCTTCACAAGGGGATGAAAGAAATGAATTTGGTTGCAGATTCAATTACTTATTGTACAATGATCGATGGTTATTGTAAAGTTGGTCGAATTGATGAGGCACTTCAAATATTTGACGAGTTTAGACTGGAATTGGGTTCATCAGTTACATGCTACAATTGCATGATTAGCGGATTGTGCAGGAACGACATGGTGGATATGGCGATTAAGGTATTTATCGAACTCAATGAGAAAGGTTTGATTTTAGATGAAGGCATGTGTATGCTTTTGATAAAGGCGATCATTAAAGATGGAAATGCAGAAGAAGTTTTAGATGTTATCTACAGAATTGAGAATCGAGGATTTGATTTGTATGGTTCTACAATATGTAACAAAGCAATCAGTTTATTATGCAAACGAAGAAACCCCATGGTTGCGTGTGAAGTTTACATGGTGGCCAAGAGGAACCATTTGACCTTGGCCGGAAAGTCTTACTATTTGATCATTAAAGAGCTTCTTCAGGACAAAAAACTTTGGCTGAGTCTGCCCTTTTTGAATAGCTTCGTGAAAGAGTATGGTCTTGTTGAGCCTAAGGTAAGTAAGATAGTATTGCATTACCTTTGCCTGAAGGATGTTAACAACGTTCTGTATTTTCTTAACAAGATGAAAGAGAAGGGCGGAGCTGTTTCCTTTCCAGTGAGTTCTTTGAGAGCTCTTGCAAAAGAAGGTAGTGTTTTGGCTGCATATAAACTtataattggatccaaagaTTATCTACTATCTATGGATGTTGTTGATTTTTCGATATTAGTTGATGCACTTTGCAAGGGAGGGCATCCTGTTCAGGCATTAGATCTCTGCTGTTTTGCTGAGAAGAAAGGGGTTACCCTTAATATAATCACATATAACTCGGTTATTAATGGATTGTGCAACCAGGGGTGTTTCGTTGAAGCATTTCGGCTATTTGATTCATTGGAAAGAATCAATTTAGTTCCTTCTGAAATCACTTTTTCCACACTGATTGACAATTTATGCAAGGAAGGATATTTTTTGGATGCCACGAAGTTACTTGAGAGGATGGTCCTCAAAGGCTATAAAACTAGCATCCATATCTATAATTCATTTCTTAACGGATATTGCAAGTTTGGTCATATTGAGGAGGCTCtgaagattttgaaaaatattgaaaCGGATGGTCTTGATCTGGATGAGTTTAGTGTTAGTTCTGTGATTAGTGGTTATTGCCGCAATGGTAACATGGAGGAGGCGCTGAACttttattttgagtataaggaGAAAGGTAAATCTCCTGATTTTTTGGGTTTCTTGTATTTGATGAGAGGTTTAAGTGCCAAGGGAAGGATGGAAGAAGCGAGGAGTGTCTTAAGAGAGATGCTTCAATCGAAATCTGCAATGGAGCTGATAAAAAGGGTCAACACTCAGGTAGAAACAGAGTCAATAGATAGTTTTCTTGTTTTCTTATGCGAGCAAGGAAGTATCAGAGAAGCGATTACTGTACTCAATGAAATTGGTTCTATGTTTTTTCCTGTTCCAAAGTTGCTTGGCCCTTCGATTTCCTCCCCCGATAGCACTGACTTGGATCATGATGTGATCAAAGGTAAGATGGTTGAAGATTTGGGGATGAATGGCTTTGACTCTTGCTATTCCTCAATTGCATCACTCTGCTCAGGAGGAGAGTTAGGGAAAGCCAATCAATTAGCAAAGGAGATAATTGCTAGTTGGGATGGAAATTGTTGA